One Athene noctua chromosome 30, bAthNoc1.hap1.1, whole genome shotgun sequence genomic region harbors:
- the LOC141971853 gene encoding twist-related protein 2-like, translating to MKEENMCPDSPEGSLVTSEEEGERLHKKCLRKRGQGGKLAEDSGAPSPQGKRSKRSPVPQSFEDVHTQRVIANVRERQRTQSLNDAFAELRKIIPTLPSDKLSKIQTLKLAARYIDFLYQVLQSDELDHKITSCNYLAHERLSYAFSVWRMEGAWSMSASH from the coding sequence atgaaagaggaaaacatgTGTCCGGACTCCCCCGAAGGCAGCCTGGTCACCAGCGAGGAGGAAGGCGAGCGGCTGCACAAGAAATGTCTCCGCAAGCGTGGCCAGGGGGGCAAGCTGGCAGAGGACAGCGGTGCCCCCTCGCCGCAGGGCAAGCGGAGCAAGCGCAGCCCCGTCCCGCAGTCCTTCGAGGACGTGCACACGCAGCGCGTGATCGCCAACGTGCGGGAACGCCAGCGGACCCAGTCGCTCAACGACGCCTTCGCGGAGCTGCGGAAGATCATCCCCACGCTGCCCTCCGACAAGCTGAGCAAGATCCAAACCCTCAAGCTGGCCGCCCGTTACATAGACTTCTTGTACCAGGTCCTGCAGAGCGATGAGCTGGACCACAAGATCACCAGCTGCAACTACCTGGCCCACGAGAGGCTCAGCTACGCCTTCTCCGTCTGGAGGATGGAAGGGGCTTGGTCCATGTCCGCATCCCACTGA